In Cryptomeria japonica unplaced genomic scaffold, Sugi_1.0 HiC_scaffold_82, whole genome shotgun sequence, the following are encoded in one genomic region:
- the LOC131864271 gene encoding agmatine hydroxycinnamoyltransferase 1-like: MYNKVVYAFEAPTPSSEVLKEGLAKVLAEFREWAGRYTKETASGCLGINLNDEGVLVIEADVDGTIADAMPFDPFSFLLELVPPTSTVVNELLLMQFTRFTCGGLVIGLASHHHVADGQAATFFMNSWGKIIRGESILPPVHDRSLLKARDPPQPCFDHYEYNTIFDEHSPITSSLTAKKFHFDAIFLQELKSKVNGSDKSRKPYTTFEILVAHMWKCITKSRGLHGDVQTKASIPVGGRNRLNRPFPEEYFGH; encoded by the exons ATGTACAACAAGGTGGTGTATGCTTTCGAAGCTCCGACCCCTAGCTCAGAGGTGTTGAAGGAAGGACTGGCCAAAGTTCTGGCGGAGTTCAGAGAATGGGCAGGGCGATACACCAAAGAAACAGCGAGTGGGTGCCTTGGCATCAATCTGAATGACGAGGGTGTGCTTGTCATAGAAGCCGAtgtagatggaacaatagcagatGCAATGCCCTTCGATCCCTTTTCATTCCTCCTTGAGTTGGTGCCACCCACATCCACCGTGGTCAATGAGCTCTTACTCATGCAG TTTACTCGATTTACTTGTGGAGGCTTGGTGATAGGCCTAGCTAGTCATCATCATGTTGCAGACGGACAAGCAGCTACATTTTTCATGAATTCGTGGGGGAAAATAATTAGAGGAGAGAGTATTCTACCTCCAGTACATGACCGATCTTTATTAAAAGCAAGAGATCCTCCCCAGCCATGTTTtgatcattatgaatataatactATATTTGATGAGCACTCCCCAATAACGTCCAGTCTAACGGCAAAGAAGTttcattttgatgcaatatttttaCAAGAACTCAAGTCAAAGGTAAATGGATCTGATAAATCAAGAAAACCCTATACGACTTTTGAAATCCTTGTTGCCCATATGTGGAAATGCATTACAAAATCTCGAGGCCTTCATGGAGATGTGCAAACAAAAGCTAGCATTCCAGTGGGTGGAAGAAACAGGTTGAATCGTCCCTTCCCTGAAGAATACTTTggtcactaa